In Cololabis saira isolate AMF1-May2022 chromosome 14, fColSai1.1, whole genome shotgun sequence, a single genomic region encodes these proteins:
- the LOC133459417 gene encoding tripartite motif-containing protein 16-like isoform X2, whose protein sequence is MAQQENQLDPVKFSCSICLDLLKDPVAIPCGHSYCMKCIKDFWDEGEKKLPSCPQCQHTFIPRPELLKNTMLADLMEELKKTGLQAAPADHCYAGPEDVACDVCSGRKLKAVKSCLVCLASYCQKHLQPHRDAAPLKKHQLVDPSENLQDNICPRHAEVRKMFCRTDQKCICYLCSVDEHKGHDTVTAAAERTERQREMEVRRQQIQQQIQDREKDVKLLQQEVEAINQSADNTVEDSEEIFTELISLLQKRSSEVKQQIRSQQETEVRRVRELEEKLQQEISDLKRRDAEMKQLSDTEDHNQFLQSFPSLSPLSQSTHSSSISIRPHRYFQDVAAAVSEVRGRLQDILRDTWTNVSLAVTEVDVLLSQPQPEPTSRAGFLKYSCEITLDPNTVSPYLLLSEENRKATRMNQPQSYSDHPDRFSYPQVLSRESLTGRRYWEVETTAARDIEVAVSYKSIRRSGGSAFGYNDKSWSLVCSSGSYVFIYNSIRTSISGPETSRIGVYLDHRAGVLSFYSVSGTMTLLHRVQTSFTQPLHAGVWIYNVPGDSAEFCKLK, encoded by the exons ATGGCGCAGCAGGAAAACCAGCTCGACCCAGTTAAATTCTCTTGTTCCATCTGTTTGGATCTTTTGAAGGATCCGGTGGctattccctgtggacacagttaCTGTATGAAGTGCATTAAGGACTTCTGggatgaaggagagaagaaactcCCCAGCTGTCCTCAGTGTCAACACACGTTTATTCCGAGGCCTGAGCTGCTGAAAAACACCATGTTAGCTGATTTAATGGAGGAACTGAAGAAGACTGGACtccaagctgctcctgctgatcactgctatgctggacctgaAGACGTGGCCTGTGATGTCTGCTCTGGGAGGAAACTGAAAGCTGTCAAGTCCTGTTTGGTCTGTCTGGCCTCTTACTGCCAGAAACACCTTCAACCTCACCGTGATGCGGCTCCACTAAAGAAACACCAGCTGGTGGATCCCTCcgagaacctgcaggacaacatcTGCCCCCGTCACGCTGAGGTGAGGAAGATGTTCTGTCGTACTGATCAGAAGTGTATCTgttatctctgctctgtggatgaacataaaggccacgacacggtcacagctgcagcagaaaggactgagaggcagagagagatggaggtgagacgacaacaaatccagcagcagatccaggacagagagaaagatgtgaagctgcttcagcaggaggtggaggccatcaatcagtctgctgataataccgtggaggacagtgaggagatcttcactgagctgatctctctcctccagaagagaagctctgaggtgaagcagcagatcagatcccagcaggaaactgaagtgaggagagtcagagagctggaggagaagctgcagcaggagatcagtgacctgaagaggagagacgctgagatgaagcagctctcaGACACCGAGGACCACAACCAGTTCCTCCAGAGCTTCCCCTCACTGTCACCACTCAGTCagtccacacactcctccagcatcagcatccgtcctc ACAGGTACTTTCAGGACGTGGCAGCAGCCGtatcagaggtcagaggtcgactacaggacatcctgagagacacGTGGACAAACGTCTCACTGGCCGTCACTGaggtggatgttttactgtcacaaccacaaccagaaccaacgagcagagctggattcctgaaatattcatgtgaaatcactctggatccaaacacagtaaGCCCATATCTGTTActgtcagaggagaacagaaaggCGACTCGGATGAACCAACCTCAGTCTtattctgatcatccagacagattcagtTATCCTCAGGTCCTgagtagagagagtctgactggacgtcGTTACTGGGAGGTGGAAACGACAGCAGCGCGTGATATTGAGgtagcagtttcatacaagagTATCCGCAGATCAGGGGGAAGTGCATTTGGATATAATGATAAATCTTGGTCACTAGTTTGTTCCTCAGGCAGTTATGTATTCATTTACAACAGCATCAGAACCTCTATCTCAGGTCCTGAGACCTCCAGAATAGGAGTTTAcctggatcacagagcaggagttctgtccttctacagcgtctctggaaccatgaccctcctccacagagtccagacctccttCACTCAGCCGCTCCACGCTGGAGTCTGGATTTACAACGTTCCTGGAGACTCAgctgagttctgtaaactcAAATAA
- the LOC133459417 gene encoding tripartite motif-containing protein 16-like isoform X1 — protein sequence MAQQENQLDPVKFSCSICLDLLKDPVAIPCGHSYCMKCIKDFWDEGEKKLPSCPQCQHTFIPRPELLKNTMLADLMEELKKTGLQAAPADHCYAGPEDVACDVCSGRKLKAVKSCLVCLASYCQKHLQPHRDAAPLKKHQLVDPSENLQDNICPRHAEVRKMFCRTDQKCICYLCSVDEHKGHDTVTAAAERTERQREMEVRRQQIQQQIQDREKDVKLLQQEVEAINQSADNTVEDSEEIFTELISLLQKRSSEVKQQIRSQQETEVRRVRELEEKLQQEISDLKRRDAEMKQLSDTEDHNQFLQSFPSLSPLSQSTHSSSISIRPLTHSSSISIRPLRYSVSEVRGRLQDILRDTWTNVSLAVTEVDVLLSQPQPEPTSRAGFLKYSCEITLDPNTVSPYLLLSEENRKATRMNQPQSYSDHPDRFSYPQVLSRESLTGRRYWEVETTAARDIEVAVSYKSIRRSGGSAFGYNDKSWSLVCSSGSYVFIYNSIRTSISGPETSRIGVYLDHRAGVLSFYSVSGTMTLLHRVQTSFTQPLHAGVWIYNVPGDSAEFCKLK from the exons ATGGCGCAGCAGGAAAACCAGCTCGACCCAGTTAAATTCTCTTGTTCCATCTGTTTGGATCTTTTGAAGGATCCGGTGGctattccctgtggacacagttaCTGTATGAAGTGCATTAAGGACTTCTGggatgaaggagagaagaaactcCCCAGCTGTCCTCAGTGTCAACACACGTTTATTCCGAGGCCTGAGCTGCTGAAAAACACCATGTTAGCTGATTTAATGGAGGAACTGAAGAAGACTGGACtccaagctgctcctgctgatcactgctatgctggacctgaAGACGTGGCCTGTGATGTCTGCTCTGGGAGGAAACTGAAAGCTGTCAAGTCCTGTTTGGTCTGTCTGGCCTCTTACTGCCAGAAACACCTTCAACCTCACCGTGATGCGGCTCCACTAAAGAAACACCAGCTGGTGGATCCCTCcgagaacctgcaggacaacatcTGCCCCCGTCACGCTGAGGTGAGGAAGATGTTCTGTCGTACTGATCAGAAGTGTATCTgttatctctgctctgtggatgaacataaaggccacgacacggtcacagctgcagcagaaaggactgagaggcagagagagatggaggtgagacgacaacaaatccagcagcagatccaggacagagagaaagatgtgaagctgcttcagcaggaggtggaggccatcaatcagtctgctgataataccgtggaggacagtgaggagatcttcactgagctgatctctctcctccagaagagaagctctgaggtgaagcagcagatcagatcccagcaggaaactgaagtgaggagagtcagagagctggaggagaagctgcagcaggagatcagtgacctgaagaggagagacgctgagatgaagcagctctcaGACACCGAGGACCACAACCAGTTCCTCCAGAGCTTCCCCTCACTGTCACCACTCAGTCagtccacacactcctccagcatcagcatccgtcctctcacacactcctccagcatcagTATCCGTCCTCTCAGGTACT CCGtatcagaggtcagaggtcgactacaggacatcctgagagacacGTGGACAAACGTCTCACTGGCCGTCACTGaggtggatgttttactgtcacaaccacaaccagaaccaacgagcagagctggattcctgaaatattcatgtgaaatcactctggatccaaacacagtaaGCCCATATCTGTTActgtcagaggagaacagaaaggCGACTCGGATGAACCAACCTCAGTCTtattctgatcatccagacagattcagtTATCCTCAGGTCCTgagtagagagagtctgactggacgtcGTTACTGGGAGGTGGAAACGACAGCAGCGCGTGATATTGAGgtagcagtttcatacaagagTATCCGCAGATCAGGGGGAAGTGCATTTGGATATAATGATAAATCTTGGTCACTAGTTTGTTCCTCAGGCAGTTATGTATTCATTTACAACAGCATCAGAACCTCTATCTCAGGTCCTGAGACCTCCAGAATAGGAGTTTAcctggatcacagagcaggagttctgtccttctacagcgtctctggaaccatgaccctcctccacagagtccagacctccttCACTCAGCCGCTCCACGCTGGAGTCTGGATTTACAACGTTCCTGGAGACTCAgctgagttctgtaaactcAAATAA